The genomic region AAAAGTCATAGAAAATGATTCAGCAGAACCTTAAGTGAATTAGAATTCATACCGGCGAATATTTAATCATTCTATTTTGTGATTCGTTTTTGATGAAGAGTGTTCTAAATTTAATAGGATATGTATTCCTTTTTGCAGAGTTGTATAATTATCTTATCGTAATAAAAGAAAGAGGATTGATAGCCCTTTATTTTGCTTGTATGTTAGAAAAATCAAACTGATTTTACCGAACCTTGGCAAACATCACCTTCCTGAATTCCACTTAGCCACACTTTTAGTTTTTTGGTACGCTCCTCTGTAAGTTCTTTTAGATAAAGGGCTTTACACATAGGATAAGAAGAACCATAATAAGATTTATCTTTTCTAGGAAATTTCATTTCTAATTCGGCATTCCTAAACTCAATCCAAATTCGTTGAGTACTTTTTAATTTGGATA from Zunongwangia profunda SM-A87 harbors:
- a CDS encoding lysozyme inhibitor LprI family protein, producing the protein MKLVFIALFCFSLNAVAQTQTELNQDAYAEFAEADKELNNVYQNILKTYKSDSQFISKLKSTQRIWIEFRNAELEMKFPRKDKSYYGSSYPMCKALYLKELTEERTKKLKVWLSGIQEGDVCQGSVKSV